In one Solanum lycopersicum chromosome 11, SLM_r2.1 genomic region, the following are encoded:
- the LOC101249043 gene encoding uncharacterized protein, translating to MRDFASCFSENAIQTTSCSNYYSKTSCFPQNSSTTLSTQNNVTCLYNVILSNKKHLLIIVSWSKTNVSQTLYIQFGDNPSNSFKISAISKKKKGKKSIEFDSDDDDDRKKIEVFWDLCDARYNSNNNNMFGVEPIDKYCVVVTFDSQIVLSLGHDIEEKIFKNCCTSIAKFSLVSRQEHFVGHTIYSTRAQFCENGSKHDILISCKGENEGKNIHYQQEQHNYPVLSICIDKKMVIRVKRLQWNFRGNQSIFLDGLFVDVMWDVHDWFFDSTNSGCAVFMFRTRSGLDSRLWLEDRDKLMHKNQDKVEFSFMIYASKTT from the coding sequence atgagagatttTGCTTCTTGTTTTAGTGAAAATGCAATACAAACTACTTCTTGTTCtaattattattcaaaaacTTCTTGTTTTCCTCAAAATTCATCAACTACCCTTTCAACACAAAACAATGTTACATGTTTGTACAATGTTATTTTATCCAATAAAAAACATTTGTTGATCATAGTTTCATGGTCCAAAACAAATGTGTCACAAACTTTGTACATACAATTTGGTGATAATCCTTCAAATTCCTTCAAAATTAGCGCGATTTCGAAGAAGAAAAAGGGGAAGAAATCAATCGAGTTTGAttctgatgatgatgatgatcgtaaaaaaattgaagttttctGGGATTTATGTGATGCTAGgtacaacagcaacaacaacaacatgttTGGTGTAGAACCAATTGATAAGTACTGTGTTGTTGTTACATTTGATTCTCAAATTGTACTAAGCCTTGGTCATGATATTGAAGAAAAGATATTCAAGAATTGTTGTACTTCAATTGCAAAATTTAGTTTAGTGTCAAGACAAGAACATTTTGTAGGCCACACAATTTACTCAACAAGGGCACAATTTTGTGAGAATGGATCAAAACATGATATTTTGATAAGTTGTAAGGGtgaaaatgaaggaaaaaaCATTCATTATCAACAAGAACAACATAATTATCCTGTTTTGTCAATTTGTATTGATAAAAAGATGGTGATTAGAGTGAAGAGATTACAATGGAATTTTAGGGGAAATCAAAGTATTTTTTTGGATGGTTTGTTTGTGGATGTTATGTGGGATGTTCATGATTGGTTCTTTGATTCAACAAACTCTGGTTGTGCTGTTTTTATGTTTAGGACAAGAAGTGGATTGGATAGTAGATTGTGGTTAGAAGATAGAGACAAGTTGATGCACAAGAATCAAGATAAAGTTGAGTTCTCATTCATGATCTATGCAAGTAAGACCACATGA
- the LOC104644768 gene encoding uncharacterized protein — MEILIKKVHFLVFLIIFMNFSFSQSTQMYCGNIKIEDPFVTQNSKNSSFLKSLVLCRSNTLYFKTSLDGLFQISSIDYKNKLLTISHPSFSCLMINDVQEMKCSHYRRVYKNVKIELGTRISWDVDHVPNPCDECRKPHGNCGVGLRCLCHITECKVEVSVGAIKRSSGTMLFSLLFLIVLLNHLEGVLM; from the exons atgGAAATCTTGATCAAGAAAGTTCATTTTCTAGtctttttgatcatttttatgaatttttcctTTTCACAATCAACACAAATGTATTGTGGAAACATAAAGATTGAAGATCCATTTGTTactcaaaactcaaaaaattcATCTTTCTTGAAGAGCCTTGTCCTTTGTAGATCAAACACTTTATACTTTAAAACTTCTCTTGATGGCCTTTTCCAAATCTCTTCAATTGATTACAAAAACAAACTTTTAACTATTTCTCATCCTTCTTTCTCTTGTTTGATGATTAATGATGTTCAAGAAATGAAATGTTCACATTATAGAAGAGTTTataaaaatgtgaaaattgagttaGGGACAAGGATATCTTGGGATGTTGATCATGTACCAAATCCTTGTGATGAGTGTAGAAAACCTCATGGGAATTGTGGAGTTGGATTGAGATGTCTTTGCCATATAACAGAATGTA AGGTGGAGGTTTCTGTTGGTGCAATTAAGAGATCTAGTGGTACTATGCTCTTCTCTTTGCTTTTCTTGATTGTACTTTTGAATCATCTTGAAGGGGTTTTAATGTAG
- the LOC101249327 gene encoding stress-response A/B barrel domain-containing protein At5g22580, whose amino-acid sequence MANEFKHLVLVKFKEDVVVEDILKELEKLVQEMDIVKSFVWGKDVESHEMLRQGFTHAIIMTFNSKEDYQTFANHPNHVGFSATFATVIDKAVLLDFTAISGKAT is encoded by the exons ATGGCTAATGAATTCAAGCATTTGGTTTTGGTTAAGTTCAAAGAAGATGTTGTGGTGGAAGATATTCTAAAAGAGTTGGAAAAACTTGTCCAAGAAATGGATATTGTCAAGTCATTTGTTTG GGGAAAAGATGTTGAAAGTCATGAAATGCTTAGACAAGGTTTCACTCATGCTATTATAATGACATTTAATAGCAAAGAAGACTATCAAACTTTTGCTAATCACCCAAATCATGTTGGATTTTCAGCCACTTTTGCCACTGTGATTGACAAGGCTGTGTTGCTTGATTTCACTGCTATTTCAGGCAAAGCCACTTAA
- the IPT5 gene encoding adenylate isopentenyltransferase isoform X1 → MEIVEKLQNPNNGGEIKLNPTSNSKPKVVVIMGATGSGKSKLAIDLASHFPIEIINADSMQVYQGLDVLTNKVTPQEQKGVPHHLLGTISPCVEFTAKDFRDSTISIINEIWLRNRLPVIVGGTNYYIQALVSPFLLDDSVEDAEANCLSDFQEDEKPDLEVELINEDYDCAYNRLKDIDPVAANRIHPNNGRKINQYLNLYARFGVIPSKLLQEKTVENWGQVDNSRYDFCFLCVNASLTTLDPFVDRRVDHMVDAGLLKEVLDIYVMNADYTKGLRQAIGVREFESFLRCYILEHQKPCSGSHDQTLNDQILKQNIQHFVGSPDDNEWKALLTEAIQQVKLNTRRLVRRQRRRLNRLQMLYGWNIHYVDATKSIISGSDDIWTVEVVKPSVGIIKSFLTGESSTEIGSNASEETKMIQKDLWTQHVCEACGNKVLRGMHEWEQHRQGRGHRKRISRLKKSGSLCL, encoded by the exons ATGGAGATTGTTGAGAAACTGCAAAACCCTAACAATGGAGGTGAAATTAAGCTCAATCCCACATCAAATTCAAAGCCAAAAGTAGTAGTAATAATGGGAGCAACAGGTTCTGGAAAATCAAAACTTGCTATTGATTTGGCTTCTCACTTTCCTATTGAAATCATCAACGCTGATTCCATGCAG GTTTATCAAGGATTGGATGTTCTTACCAATAAAGTTACTCCCCAAGAGCAAAAAG GAGTGCCTCATCATCTTCTTGGTACTATCAGCCCCTGTGTTGAATTTACTGCCAAGGATTTCCGTGACTCAACTATCTCT ATAATAAATGAGATATGGTTGCGCAACAGGCTGCCAGTAATAGTTGGAGGAACAAATTATTATATTCAG GCTCTTGTGAGTCCATTCCTTCTTGATGATTCTGTTGAAGATGCAGAGGCTAATTGCTTAAGTGACTTTCAAG AAGATGAGAAACCTGATCTTGAAGTTGAACTTATTAACGAGGATTATGATTGTGCTTACAACCGTCTTAAAGATATTGATCCAGTTGCAGCCAACAGAATTCATCCAAATAATGGGAGAAAG ATCAACCAATACCTGAATCTGTATGCACGATTTGGTGTTATTCCAAGCAAACTTCTTCAAGAGAAGACTGTAGAG AACTGGGGTCAAGTTGATAATTCAAGATATGATTTTTGCTTCTTATGCGTGAATGCATCTCTGACCACTTTGGATCCATTTGTCGATAGAAGAGTTGATCACATGGTTGATGCTGGTCTATTGAAGGAAGTTCTTGACATCTACGTTATGAATGCAGACTATACAAAAGGCTTGAGGCAGGCCATAGGTGTTAGGGAATTCGAGTCATTTCTTAGGTGTTACATACTGGAACATCAAAAACCTTGTAGTGGATCTCACGATCAGACACTAAATGATCAGATATTGAAGCAAAATATACAGCATTTTGTGGGTTCCCCTGATGATAATGAATGGAAAGCTCTTCTAACTGAAGCAATTCAACAAGTCAAATTGAACACACGGAGACTAGTTCGACGTCAA AGGAGAAGACTCAATCGTTTGCAGATGCTATATGGATGGAACATACATTATGTTGATGCCACGAAGTCCATAATAA GTGGCTCTGATGATATATGGACAGTAGAAGTGGTGAAACCTTCTGTAGGAATAATCAAATCCTTTCTCACCGGGGAATCCAGTACAGAAATTGGCAGCAATGCTTCTGAAGAAACAAAGATGATTCAAAAGGATCTCTGGACTCAGCATGTTTGCGAG GCATGCGGGAATAAGGTCCTTAGAGGCATGCACGAGTGGGAACAGCATCGACAGGGTCGTGGTCATAGAAAACGAATTTCTCGACTTAAGAAGTCTGGAAGTTTGTGTTTGTGA
- the IPT5 gene encoding adenylate isopentenyltransferase, translated as MEIVEKLQNPNNGGEIKLNPTSNSKPKVVVIMGATGSGKSKLAIDLASHFPIEIINADSMQVYQGLDVLTNKVTPQEQKGVPHHLLGTISPCVEFTAKDFRDSTISIINEIWLRNRLPVIVGGTNYYIQALVSPFLLDDSVEDAEANCLSDFQEDEKPDLEVELINEDYDCAYNRLKDIDPVAANRIHPNNGRKINQYLNLYARFGVIPSKLLQEKTVEGRTGVKLIIQDMIFASYA; from the exons ATGGAGATTGTTGAGAAACTGCAAAACCCTAACAATGGAGGTGAAATTAAGCTCAATCCCACATCAAATTCAAAGCCAAAAGTAGTAGTAATAATGGGAGCAACAGGTTCTGGAAAATCAAAACTTGCTATTGATTTGGCTTCTCACTTTCCTATTGAAATCATCAACGCTGATTCCATGCAG GTTTATCAAGGATTGGATGTTCTTACCAATAAAGTTACTCCCCAAGAGCAAAAAG GAGTGCCTCATCATCTTCTTGGTACTATCAGCCCCTGTGTTGAATTTACTGCCAAGGATTTCCGTGACTCAACTATCTCT ATAATAAATGAGATATGGTTGCGCAACAGGCTGCCAGTAATAGTTGGAGGAACAAATTATTATATTCAG GCTCTTGTGAGTCCATTCCTTCTTGATGATTCTGTTGAAGATGCAGAGGCTAATTGCTTAAGTGACTTTCAAG AAGATGAGAAACCTGATCTTGAAGTTGAACTTATTAACGAGGATTATGATTGTGCTTACAACCGTCTTAAAGATATTGATCCAGTTGCAGCCAACAGAATTCATCCAAATAATGGGAGAAAG ATCAACCAATACCTGAATCTGTATGCACGATTTGGTGTTATTCCAAGCAAACTTCTTCAAGAGAAGACTGTAGAG GGCAGAACTGGGGTCAAGTTGATAATTCAAGATATGATTTTTGCTTCTTATGCGTGA
- the LOC101249789 gene encoding uncharacterized protein: MTTPKQMEQQQQQQIIKMKNSGMISYNGSPMIDDRDEEMTRSALSAFRAKEEEIERKRKEVSDKVQAQLGRVEEETKRLAEIREKLETFVDPAGKEVTIVRKKIDLVNRELKPMGQNCQRKEKEYKEALDAFNAKSKEKAQLVTKLMELVSESEKLRMKKLEELSKHIEALH, encoded by the exons atgacaaCTCCTAAGCAAAtggaacaacaacaacaacaacaaattataAAGATGAAGAACTCAGGTATGATAAGCTACAATGGTAGCCCGATGATCGATGATCGAGACGAGGAGATGACACGATCAGCATTGTCTGCTTTTCGCGCTAAAGAGGAGGAAATCGAGAGGAAGAGAAAAGAAGTTTCCGATAAGGTTCAAGCTCAATTAGGTCGCGTTGAGGAAGAAACTAAGCGTTTAGCTGAAATTCGCGAG AAGCTTGAAACATTTGTTGATCCAGCTGGAAAAGAAGTAACAATTGTGAGGAAGAAAATTGACTTAGTCAATCGTGAATTAAAGCCAATGGGACAAAATTGTCAAAGAAAG gAAAAGGAATACAAGGAAGCACTTGATGCATTCAATGCAAAAAGCAAGGAAAAAGCTCAGCTTGTTACCAAATTAATGGAg TTGGTGAGTGAAAGTGAAAAACTGAGGATGAAGAAATTGGAGGAGCTGAGCAAGCATATAGAAGCATTGCACTAA